Proteins encoded within one genomic window of Tidjanibacter massiliensis:
- a CDS encoding phosphoribosylformylglycinamidine synthase, translated as MESYRIYVEKKPEFRVEAQSLREELNGNLGLSLGELRLLNVYDLFGFTPELLEKSRYGVFGEVVTDVVTDTCDLTGKRYLAVEYLPGQFDQRASSAEECVMLLEPEAKVKIRSARLLIFDDGVTDADLSRIRKYYINGVESREKNLAVLGLAENAEVRPVPVLEGFTRMGEAALAPYCKANGLAMNADDLREVVAYFRREGRDPSETELRILDTYWSDHCRHTTFTTVLEEITVDESFMKGEMEESLALYRRMREELGRTGKPVCLMDMATIGARYLKKKGLLDDQEESEENNACSIFINVDVDGEPQKWLLQFKNETHNHPTEIEPFGGASTCLGGAIRDPLSGRAYVYQAMRVTGAGNIYQPVGETLEGKLPQRIISTKAAAGYSSYGNQIGLATTHVREIYHPDYVAKRLEVGAVVGAVKADNVRRESPVPGDIVLLLGGRTGRDGIGGATGSSKEHNAQSLEECGSEVQKGNAPEERKLQRLFRRPEVARLIKKSNDFGAGGVSVAIGELTDGLDIYLDRVPTKYSGLNATELAISESQERMAVVIEEAAREEFERYCAEENVEVTHVADVTDTRRMRMYHKGELIVDLSREFIDSAGAEHRAKAAVAGVERRNPFLREVAGTGIAEKMRALLSDDNVVSQKGMVEMFDSTIGASTVLMPYGGRTQQTETQVSVQKIPVGEGYTDTASIMAFGFNPFISKWSPYHGAAYAVVEAVSKAVAAGARFERMRFSYQEYFERMTDDPHTWGKPLAALLGALKMQEALGLPSIGGKDSMSGTFKDIDVPPTLIAFGITTVDAGRVISPEFKEAGHRIYLMKHLPLHNFMPDTDALKKNWEYVHREIAAGNIVSGWAVGFGGVAEAVAKMSFGNRIGAEIKINEQELFGCGYGSIVVESRGELDWPGAVELGRTVAAETVTVNGERMPIDRLLEANTVKFATVYPDRGTTEPTVMQCMPRPVRFEYPGPAKGHPVAYLPSFPGTNCDYDTAKAFRRAGAEVTTSVFRNLSGADVMESIDEMCGRIAACDIFVLSGGFSSGDEPDGSGKFIVSVLNNARVAEEIHRLLDRGGLILGICNGFQALVKSGLLPYGRLGRLTPESPTLFRNDVNRHISQTVCTRVASTNSPWLAGFEVGDLHTIAVSHGEGKFVVNERQARELFEAGQVAFQYADAEGVPTGRAPFNPNGSYYAIEGIVSRDGQILGKMGHTERYEPNLFRNIAGNKVQDIFGNAVRYFRKR; from the coding sequence ATGGAGAGTTATCGTATTTACGTAGAGAAGAAACCGGAATTCAGGGTAGAGGCGCAGAGCCTTCGGGAAGAGCTGAACGGCAATCTCGGTCTGTCGCTCGGGGAGCTGCGTCTGCTGAACGTGTACGACCTGTTCGGCTTTACGCCGGAACTGCTTGAAAAGAGCCGTTACGGGGTGTTCGGCGAAGTGGTGACGGATGTCGTGACGGATACGTGCGACCTGACGGGGAAGAGATACCTGGCTGTGGAGTACCTGCCGGGGCAGTTCGACCAGCGGGCCTCTTCGGCCGAGGAGTGCGTCATGCTGCTGGAGCCCGAGGCCAAAGTGAAGATACGCAGTGCGAGGCTGCTGATATTTGACGACGGCGTGACGGATGCCGACCTGTCGCGTATCCGCAAATACTATATCAACGGCGTGGAGTCGCGCGAGAAGAACCTCGCTGTGCTCGGCCTGGCGGAGAACGCCGAAGTGAGGCCGGTACCCGTGCTGGAGGGCTTTACCCGGATGGGCGAGGCGGCACTCGCCCCTTACTGCAAGGCCAACGGTCTGGCAATGAATGCCGACGACCTGCGTGAGGTAGTGGCCTATTTCCGCCGCGAAGGACGAGACCCTTCCGAAACGGAGCTCCGGATATTGGATACCTATTGGAGCGACCATTGCCGCCATACCACCTTTACGACCGTGCTGGAGGAGATTACCGTGGACGAGTCGTTCATGAAGGGCGAGATGGAGGAGTCTCTGGCCCTCTACCGCCGCATGCGTGAAGAGCTGGGGCGTACCGGCAAGCCGGTCTGCCTGATGGACATGGCGACCATCGGCGCCCGTTACCTGAAGAAGAAAGGACTGCTCGACGACCAGGAGGAGAGTGAGGAAAATAACGCCTGCAGCATTTTCATCAACGTCGATGTGGACGGAGAGCCGCAGAAGTGGCTGCTTCAGTTCAAGAACGAAACGCACAACCATCCGACCGAAATAGAGCCTTTCGGCGGTGCCTCCACCTGCCTGGGCGGCGCCATCCGCGACCCGCTTTCGGGCCGGGCGTATGTCTACCAGGCGATGCGTGTGACGGGTGCGGGCAACATATACCAACCTGTGGGGGAGACGCTCGAAGGCAAACTTCCGCAGCGTATCATCAGTACCAAGGCTGCGGCCGGCTATTCGAGCTACGGTAATCAGATAGGGTTGGCTACCACGCATGTACGGGAGATATACCATCCCGATTACGTGGCCAAGCGCCTGGAGGTGGGTGCGGTCGTGGGCGCGGTAAAGGCGGATAACGTCCGCCGGGAGAGTCCTGTGCCGGGCGACATCGTGCTGCTGCTGGGCGGGCGTACCGGCCGCGACGGCATAGGCGGGGCGACGGGTTCCTCGAAGGAGCACAATGCGCAGTCGCTCGAGGAGTGCGGCAGCGAGGTGCAGAAAGGCAATGCCCCGGAGGAGCGCAAGCTGCAGCGGCTGTTCCGCCGGCCGGAGGTGGCACGCCTCATCAAGAAGTCAAACGACTTCGGTGCGGGGGGTGTCAGCGTGGCCATCGGCGAGCTGACCGACGGGCTGGACATCTATCTCGACCGTGTGCCGACCAAATACAGCGGCCTGAACGCCACGGAACTCGCCATCAGCGAGTCGCAGGAGCGTATGGCCGTCGTGATAGAGGAGGCGGCCCGGGAGGAGTTCGAGCGTTACTGTGCCGAGGAGAATGTAGAGGTGACGCATGTGGCGGATGTGACCGATACCCGCCGGATGAGAATGTATCATAAGGGAGAGCTCATCGTAGACCTCTCCCGCGAATTCATAGACAGTGCCGGAGCCGAGCACCGCGCGAAGGCAGCCGTGGCCGGTGTCGAACGTCGCAATCCGTTCCTGCGCGAAGTGGCGGGGACGGGCATCGCGGAGAAGATGCGGGCGCTTCTGTCGGACGACAATGTCGTGTCGCAGAAGGGCATGGTGGAGATGTTCGACTCCACGATAGGCGCCTCGACGGTACTGATGCCCTACGGCGGCCGGACGCAGCAGACCGAGACGCAGGTGTCGGTGCAGAAGATTCCCGTAGGGGAAGGGTACACCGATACGGCGAGCATCATGGCTTTCGGTTTCAATCCTTTCATCTCCAAATGGAGCCCTTATCACGGTGCGGCCTATGCGGTCGTGGAGGCGGTGTCGAAAGCGGTTGCGGCGGGCGCCCGTTTCGAGCGGATGCGTTTCTCGTATCAGGAGTATTTCGAACGCATGACCGACGACCCCCATACGTGGGGTAAGCCGCTGGCGGCTCTGCTCGGTGCGCTGAAGATGCAGGAGGCTCTCGGACTCCCTTCCATCGGCGGCAAGGATTCCATGAGCGGGACGTTCAAGGATATCGACGTACCGCCGACGCTCATTGCGTTCGGTATCACGACGGTCGATGCGGGGCGGGTGATAAGCCCGGAGTTCAAGGAGGCGGGCCATCGTATTTACCTTATGAAACACCTTCCGCTGCACAATTTCATGCCCGATACCGATGCCCTGAAGAAGAACTGGGAATATGTGCATCGGGAAATCGCGGCGGGCAACATCGTTTCCGGATGGGCCGTCGGTTTCGGAGGCGTGGCGGAAGCCGTTGCCAAAATGTCGTTCGGTAACCGGATAGGGGCCGAAATCAAAATAAACGAACAGGAGCTCTTCGGCTGCGGCTACGGTTCGATAGTGGTCGAGAGCCGCGGAGAGCTCGATTGGCCGGGAGCCGTCGAGCTAGGCCGGACCGTGGCGGCAGAGACGGTGACGGTCAATGGAGAGCGGATGCCTATCGACCGCTTGCTGGAGGCCAATACGGTGAAGTTCGCCACGGTCTATCCCGACCGGGGAACGACCGAACCGACCGTCATGCAGTGTATGCCCCGTCCCGTTCGGTTCGAGTATCCGGGGCCTGCGAAGGGGCATCCGGTTGCTTATCTGCCCTCGTTTCCCGGGACGAACTGCGATTACGATACGGCCAAGGCGTTCCGCCGGGCGGGTGCGGAGGTCACGACGAGTGTATTCCGCAACCTCTCCGGTGCCGATGTGATGGAGTCCATCGACGAGATGTGCGGCCGGATAGCCGCCTGCGACATCTTCGTGCTGAGCGGCGGCTTCTCTTCGGGTGACGAACCCGACGGCAGCGGCAAGTTCATCGTGAGCGTGCTGAACAACGCCCGCGTTGCGGAAGAGATACACCGGCTGCTCGACCGCGGCGGCCTGATACTCGGCATCTGCAACGGCTTCCAGGCACTCGTCAAGTCGGGTCTGCTGCCCTACGGCCGGTTGGGCCGGCTGACGCCCGAGTCGCCGACGCTTTTCCGCAACGACGTGAACCGCCACATTTCGCAGACGGTATGCACGCGGGTAGCTTCGACGAACTCCCCGTGGCTGGCCGGGTTCGAGGTGGGCGACCTGCACACCATCGCCGTGAGCCACGGCGAAGGAAAGTTCGTGGTAAACGAGCGGCAGGCGCGGGAGCTTTTCGAGGCTGGACAGGTGGCTTTCCAGTATGCCGACGCCGAGGGGGTGCCCACGGGCAGGGCGCCGTTCAATCCCAACGGTTCCTATTATGCCATCGAGGGCATCGTGAGCCGCGACGGGCAGATACTTGGCAAGATGGGGCATACGGAGCGTTACGAGCCCAACCTGTTCCGCAACATAGCGGGCAACAAAGTGCAGGATATCTTCGGCAATGCCGTGCGGTATTTCAGGAAAAGATGA
- a CDS encoding 5-(carboxyamino)imidazole ribonucleotide synthase encodes MKTIGIIGGGQLGLMIAEQAAVLGARTVCLDPSADAPAFRVCDDHIVAAFDDAAALEELCRRSDAVTYEFENVPGEILIPLTERYNIPQGYRPLFDSQDRIREKTNARDNGLRVPRFAEVHDRESLMKGIFEIGYPCVFKTRTLGYDGHGQAVIRTPEDIARAEPYLGVPAILEEFVPFDYEASIVMVNDGERIVSFPIGQNIHRDGILDLCIVPAPRMDDAVRARLVEQSEAFMRRCGYTGILAIEYFVKGGELYFNEMAPRPHNSGHYTIEGCTTNQFRELCRYLLGEPLQEPRLVAPTVMKNILGEDLAAAEAVAAETGAEGAQSPEEGVYVHLYGKSVSKPKRKMGHITFVGMTAGEYDARWRGRFVE; translated from the coding sequence GTGAAGACCATAGGAATCATAGGCGGTGGACAGTTGGGGCTGATGATAGCCGAGCAGGCCGCCGTGCTCGGGGCACGGACGGTGTGTCTCGACCCTTCGGCGGATGCGCCGGCCTTTCGGGTGTGCGACGACCATATCGTGGCCGCTTTCGACGATGCCGCCGCGCTGGAGGAGTTGTGCCGCCGCAGCGATGCGGTGACCTACGAATTCGAGAACGTTCCGGGGGAGATACTCATTCCCCTGACCGAACGGTACAATATTCCGCAGGGCTACCGGCCGCTGTTCGATTCGCAGGACCGGATAAGAGAGAAGACCAATGCCCGCGACAACGGCCTGCGCGTGCCCCGTTTCGCCGAGGTGCACGACCGCGAATCGCTGATGAAGGGGATTTTCGAGATAGGCTATCCGTGTGTCTTCAAAACGCGGACGCTGGGATATGACGGGCACGGACAGGCGGTGATACGTACTCCGGAGGATATCGCCCGGGCGGAACCCTATCTGGGGGTACCGGCCATTCTGGAGGAGTTCGTGCCGTTCGATTACGAGGCGAGCATCGTCATGGTGAACGACGGCGAGCGAATCGTGAGTTTCCCGATAGGGCAGAACATCCACCGCGACGGCATCCTCGACCTGTGCATCGTGCCGGCCCCGCGCATGGACGATGCCGTGCGAGCCAGGCTCGTCGAACAGAGCGAGGCGTTCATGCGCCGGTGCGGTTATACGGGGATTCTGGCTATCGAGTATTTCGTGAAGGGCGGGGAGCTGTACTTCAACGAGATGGCTCCGCGGCCCCATAACAGCGGTCATTACACCATCGAGGGGTGTACGACCAACCAGTTCCGCGAGCTCTGCCGCTATCTGCTGGGCGAGCCTTTGCAGGAACCTCGCCTGGTGGCGCCGACGGTCATGAAAAATATCCTCGGCGAGGATTTGGCCGCGGCGGAGGCCGTGGCGGCCGAAACCGGAGCAGAGGGGGCGCAGTCGCCGGAGGAGGGCGTCTATGTCCACCTTTACGGCAAGAGCGTCAGCAAGCCCAAACGCAAGATGGGGCATATCACCTTCGTGGGGATGACCGCCGGGGAGTACGATGCCCGTTGGCGGGGGCGGTTCGTGGAGTAG